A section of the Elizabethkingia anophelis R26 genome encodes:
- a CDS encoding class IIb bacteriocin, lactobin A/cerein 7B family: MKNLNIQELSSEELRTIEGGIVNPILAGLALAGSAFYFGWELGREYARKH, from the coding sequence ATGAAAAATTTAAATATACAAGAGTTAAGTTCAGAAGAATTAAGAACTATCGAAGGTGGAATAGTAAATCCTATTTTGGCTGGACTGGCACTTGCTGGAAGTGCATTTTATTTTGGCTGGGAATTAGGTAGAGAATATGCTCGTAAACATTAA
- a CDS encoding HlyD family secretion protein, with product MFKNSIYLGIIFFVLIALTLLPVITIPISSSSRGTLRPIEENTKLNAAVNGRVVKTSLVKNNQLIKQGDTLLIVTAEQLDTQKQLQHTQSTDYTAQLNDLNKLTRGQYSGLQTGQYQRELSAMQEKIAQIQTQLSLAQKDLDRATILFKQGVVPKAEYDKNYYTHQGLVNQISNVREQQLAQWQAQKRETERQLRSLGSEIQKISQEQKNYVITAPLSGRLVNFSGIQKGNFLVQGQTIGEISPEQSLIAECLVSPKDIGFIRTGQKVKFQIDTYNYNQWGLVDGQVQEIDQNIKVNQQTGEAFFRVLCKMDKNYLQLKNGYKGQIGKGMTFTARFHLIDRTLWQLLFDRIDDWFNPKLK from the coding sequence ATGTTTAAAAACTCTATTTATCTGGGTATTATTTTTTTTGTTCTTATAGCTTTAACTTTACTACCTGTAATTACCATACCTATTTCTTCATCTTCACGCGGGACGCTTCGTCCGATTGAAGAAAATACCAAACTTAATGCTGCTGTTAATGGTAGAGTTGTTAAAACTTCACTGGTAAAGAATAACCAGCTCATTAAGCAAGGTGATACACTTCTTATTGTAACCGCAGAACAATTAGACACCCAAAAACAATTACAACACACTCAAAGCACAGATTATACGGCACAACTTAACGATCTTAATAAACTGACCAGAGGACAATATTCAGGTCTACAAACAGGGCAATACCAAAGAGAACTTTCTGCTATGCAGGAGAAAATAGCCCAGATTCAAACACAGCTTTCATTAGCGCAAAAAGACTTAGACAGAGCTACTATACTTTTCAAACAAGGTGTAGTTCCAAAAGCAGAATACGATAAAAATTATTATACTCATCAGGGACTGGTGAACCAGATATCTAATGTTAGAGAGCAACAACTCGCTCAATGGCAAGCTCAGAAACGAGAAACTGAAAGACAACTTCGCTCTTTAGGCTCTGAAATTCAAAAGATCAGTCAGGAACAAAAAAATTATGTGATCACAGCTCCATTATCTGGGAGACTTGTTAACTTTTCAGGGATTCAGAAAGGTAACTTTTTAGTACAAGGACAAACTATCGGGGAAATATCCCCCGAACAATCTTTAATAGCAGAATGCTTAGTCTCACCAAAAGATATTGGTTTTATCCGAACAGGACAAAAAGTAAAATTTCAGATAGATACTTATAATTACAACCAATGGGGACTTGTAGATGGGCAGGTACAGGAAATAGATCAAAATATCAAAGTCAACCAACAGACTGGAGAAGCCTTTTTCAGGGTTCTTTGCAAGATGGACAAAAATTATCTGCAACTTAAAAATGGTTATAAAGGTCAGATTGGAAAAGGAATGACCTTTACGGCACGTTTTCATCTTATAGATCGCACCTTATGGCAACTATTATTTGACCGAATTGATGACTGGTTTAATCCTAAATTAAAATAA